A portion of the Nitrospirota bacterium genome contains these proteins:
- a CDS encoding TIGR04283 family arsenosugar biosynthesis glycosyltransferase, giving the protein MVTVVIPTYNEEKALPHTLRELLRQSGDYEVIVVDGGSTDRTLQVLLEQGFCFDSSFITQRQSRVMLAAPKGRSSQMNAGAKQAAGEWLIFLHADTVLPSGAIQRLNEMEADQTIQAGGFMHQFSGDDWRLKLISFLDNFRCIRSRIIYGDQALFVRRGLFEQLGGFPNQPILEDVAFCERLIAITSPLLLSPPVVTDARKFLKMGIWRSFLRVLLIILHVEFRLPVLPRAFFRDVR; this is encoded by the coding sequence ATGGTTACAGTCGTGATCCCGACCTACAACGAAGAGAAGGCGCTTCCACATACGCTGCGCGAACTTCTTCGCCAGTCCGGTGACTACGAAGTTATCGTCGTCGATGGCGGCAGTACCGATCGGACGCTACAGGTTCTTCTCGAACAGGGGTTCTGTTTCGACTCCTCATTCATCACCCAGCGCCAATCACGGGTCATGCTAGCGGCGCCCAAAGGCCGCTCCTCTCAGATGAATGCCGGAGCGAAGCAGGCTGCGGGCGAATGGTTGATTTTTCTCCATGCCGATACGGTCTTGCCGTCCGGTGCGATTCAGCGGCTGAACGAGATGGAGGCGGACCAGACTATCCAAGCCGGCGGCTTCATGCACCAATTTTCCGGTGATGACTGGAGGCTGAAGCTGATCTCGTTTCTGGATAATTTCCGATGTATCCGCAGCCGAATTATTTATGGCGACCAGGCCCTCTTCGTCCGCCGCGGTCTATTCGAACAGCTCGGAGGATTCCCCAACCAGCCGATCCTTGAAGATGTCGCGTTCTGCGAACGACTGATCGCGATTACCAGCCCACTCCTACTTTCTCCTCCGGTCGTCACAGATGCTCGTAAGTTCTTGAAAATGGGTATCTGGCGAAGCTTTCTTCGTGTGTTGCTCATCATCCTCCACGTCGAGTTCCGCCTGCCGGTCCTGCCCCGCGCGTTCTTCCGGGACGTCCGATAA
- a CDS encoding DUF547 domain-containing protein yields MSRWIGAVLVLVMLAGCSITPRTFQPTDPIAPDRVSHQAWDRIVQAHVHDGQVDYPAIQADGTFDGYVSALNRIDPTRLAKREEQLAFWINAYNAFAVQGILDHYSPMTLWGRYRYFIGRDYHVGGVTINLYDLERDVLIKQFHEPLMHFGIVCASASCPKLQPWAYQPDQLDRQLAYAARGFINDPSRNRFDRQRKIASLSMIFQWFETDFADATGSVLAYIAHYVDDPELAKELMQPGYRIEYLDYDWSLNGIAPKESTRAGTF; encoded by the coding sequence ATGAGTCGCTGGATCGGTGCGGTCCTCGTTCTCGTCATGCTGGCCGGCTGTTCAATCACACCGCGAACCTTCCAGCCCACCGATCCCATTGCCCCTGATCGGGTTTCTCACCAGGCCTGGGATCGGATCGTTCAGGCTCACGTTCACGATGGACAGGTGGACTATCCAGCCATACAGGCCGATGGCACGTTCGATGGCTATGTGAGCGCACTCAACCGCATCGATCCGACAAGGTTGGCGAAGCGGGAGGAACAGCTGGCGTTTTGGATCAATGCCTACAATGCTTTTGCCGTCCAGGGCATCCTCGACCACTATTCACCGATGACGCTTTGGGGGCGCTATCGGTATTTCATCGGCCGGGACTATCATGTCGGTGGTGTCACCATCAATCTTTATGATCTTGAGCGGGATGTGCTGATCAAGCAGTTCCATGAGCCGCTGATGCATTTTGGCATTGTCTGCGCATCGGCTTCCTGTCCGAAACTGCAGCCCTGGGCCTATCAACCTGATCAACTCGATCGTCAGCTCGCGTATGCCGCCAGAGGGTTTATCAATGATCCCTCTCGCAATCGGTTCGACCGACAGCGGAAGATCGCGTCGTTGTCGATGATCTTTCAATGGTTCGAAACAGATTTCGCCGACGCAACTGGATCGGTCTTGGCCTATATCGCGCACTACGTCGACGATCCTGAATTGGCGAAGGAGCTGATGCAGCCTGGCTACCGCATCGAATATCTTGATTACGATTGGAGCCTCAACGGCATTGCGCCCAAGGAGAGCACACGTGCTGGTACGTTCTGA
- a CDS encoding radical SAM protein: MAGPLAMLSHVLKPLRNLVASRPVLAIFQVNLRCNSACGYCDLPLNIGRYEMTREEIQQVFSGLYREGVRFVLVQGGEPLLRRDLPEILEDLSAIGYHLTLITNGTKVTPQLVERLGRLPLAISVSLDTLNREIYQRIRGADQLEQVLGGIGLLRGFPHQKFLTCIVSEANRTEVQAVVRFARAQGFLPVVGAYHWNVGTYGRRDELLMYEQSSAAAVFRGLLDDELMPPGYLRTFVEDNASWLSGEKLEPCDAGRYSVAIDASGNVSPCLAFSSVGNLLESSLSEILDRFDRGAIKICSDNSSCNRLDGRVVGTILRHPIVALRTARSFTSRGALS, encoded by the coding sequence ATGGCAGGGCCCTTGGCGATGTTGAGCCATGTGCTCAAGCCACTCAGAAATCTCGTGGCAAGTCGGCCGGTCTTGGCCATCTTCCAGGTCAACTTGCGATGTAATTCCGCTTGTGGCTATTGCGACCTGCCGCTCAATATCGGGCGGTACGAGATGACGCGGGAGGAAATCCAGCAGGTCTTTTCCGGTCTCTATCGCGAGGGTGTGCGGTTTGTGCTGGTGCAGGGGGGTGAGCCGTTGTTGCGGCGCGATTTGCCGGAAATCCTCGAAGACCTCTCAGCGATCGGCTATCATCTCACGCTGATTACGAACGGCACGAAGGTCACACCGCAACTTGTTGAGCGACTGGGTCGGCTGCCGCTGGCCATCTCGGTGAGCTTGGACACGTTGAACCGAGAGATCTATCAGCGTATACGCGGGGCCGATCAGTTGGAACAGGTGCTGGGAGGCATCGGGTTGCTGAGGGGGTTTCCCCATCAGAAGTTTCTGACCTGCATCGTGAGCGAGGCCAATCGAACCGAGGTCCAGGCGGTTGTTCGATTCGCACGAGCACAGGGGTTTTTGCCGGTGGTAGGCGCCTACCATTGGAACGTTGGGACCTATGGCCGACGAGACGAATTACTCATGTATGAGCAATCGAGTGCTGCCGCCGTCTTTCGCGGGCTCCTCGATGACGAGCTGATGCCTCCGGGCTACCTTCGAACGTTCGTCGAAGACAATGCGAGCTGGCTGAGTGGAGAGAAGCTTGAACCGTGTGACGCGGGACGGTACAGCGTGGCCATCGACGCATCCGGGAATGTGTCTCCTTGTTTGGCCTTTTCGTCTGTGGGAAACCTGCTGGAGTCGTCGCTGAGCGAGATCCTGGACCGGTTTGACCGGGGAGCCATCAAGATCTGTTCCGATAACTCCTCATGTAATCGTCTTGATGGCCGTGTTGTCGGAACAATCTTGCGCCATCCGATCGTCGCGCTGCGCACGGCGCGGTCCTTCACCTCACGAGGAGCCCTCTCATGA
- a CDS encoding DUF3047 domain-containing protein, whose protein sequence is MKLLLLVSAFVLFTLVVSGRHQPSWGQPAAVIEVAKFSSGTIGQAMPEGWKPLTFKKIPKHTSYEVVNDGGEVVVKAVSQSSASGLTKEVRIDPKEYPIVRWRWKIDHVLNGSDVALKAGDDFPARLYITFEYDSEKVSFGKKLKYKAGRAIFGDIPIGALNYIWETKTPVGTIVENAYTDFAQMIVVESGPQKVGTWVVEERNIYEDYKRAFGEEPPMINGVAIMTDTDNTKEQATAYYGDIVFHRSVTMSNREP, encoded by the coding sequence ATGAAGCTTCTACTTCTAGTCTCTGCGTTTGTGTTGTTCACGCTCGTGGTATCCGGCCGGCATCAACCCTCGTGGGGCCAACCAGCTGCGGTGATCGAGGTGGCGAAGTTTTCGAGCGGGACGATCGGGCAGGCGATGCCCGAGGGGTGGAAACCGCTCACCTTTAAGAAAATTCCAAAACATACCTCGTACGAAGTCGTGAATGATGGGGGCGAGGTGGTGGTAAAGGCTGTGAGTCAGTCCTCTGCCTCAGGTCTGACCAAAGAGGTGAGGATCGATCCCAAAGAGTACCCGATCGTTCGATGGCGGTGGAAAATCGATCATGTACTCAACGGCAGCGATGTAGCGCTCAAGGCGGGCGACGACTTTCCTGCCCGGCTCTACATCACCTTCGAATACGATTCCGAGAAGGTGAGTTTTGGCAAGAAGCTGAAGTATAAGGCCGGACGTGCGATCTTCGGCGACATTCCTATCGGGGCGCTCAACTATATCTGGGAAACCAAGACCCCGGTTGGGACTATCGTCGAGAATGCCTATACGGACTTCGCACAGATGATCGTGGTCGAAAGTGGGCCTCAGAAGGTCGGGACATGGGTCGTGGAGGAACGGAATATCTACGAGGATTACAAGCGAGCCTTCGGGGAAGAGCCGCCGATGATCAATGGTGTGGCGATCATGACGGATACGGATAATACGAAGGAACAGGCGACGGCCTACTACGGCGATATTGTCTTTCACCGATCGGTGACGATGTCGAATCGGGAGCCGTGA
- a CDS encoding mercuric reductase, which produces MNLHGEHLVLPNDEHNQALVANVHPSNWVNPEPTGRYNLVVIGAGTAGLITAVIAASLGAKVALIERHLMGGDCLNVGCVPSKGVIRAARAWADVRQAAEFGLHIPAGVKYDFGAVMARMRKLRARISSNDSVHRYTKLGVDVYIGSGRFTGDRTIQVEGPAGNRILTFAKAAICTGARAAAPPIQGLKEAGYLTNETVFSLTELPRRIGVIGAGPIGCEMAQSFARFGSQVYLIEAQHGIMPNEDRDAAEIVKQQMLSDGVKLLCCGKDLTISKTDGGKRLTVDSHGQQYDFTVDEILVGVGRTANVDGIGLEAVGVEYDKNGVKVNGRLQTTNSRIFAAGDICSRYKFTHAADAMAQIVIQNALFPHPLGLGYASVESLIMPWCTFTEPEVAHVGLYEKDAKEKGLEVETYTYKLDEVDRAILDGEDEGFARIHIQKGTDKIVGATIVAAHAGEMINEFSVLMKAGLGAKIIAGTIHPYPTQAEVNKKVVNLWRKAHFTPRTKNFLMRLFAWMRR; this is translated from the coding sequence ATGAACCTGCACGGAGAGCATCTCGTCCTACCGAACGACGAGCACAATCAGGCGCTCGTGGCCAATGTCCATCCTTCCAATTGGGTCAATCCTGAGCCGACGGGCCGCTACAACCTCGTCGTGATCGGCGCCGGCACGGCCGGGCTGATCACTGCCGTGATCGCCGCGAGTCTAGGGGCTAAGGTCGCGTTGATCGAGCGGCATCTCATGGGCGGCGATTGTCTGAACGTCGGGTGTGTGCCGTCGAAAGGGGTCATCCGGGCGGCTCGCGCCTGGGCCGATGTGCGGCAGGCGGCAGAGTTCGGTCTCCATATTCCGGCTGGCGTGAAGTACGACTTCGGCGCGGTGATGGCGCGCATGCGAAAGCTACGAGCACGGATCAGTTCTAACGATTCAGTCCACCGCTATACCAAGCTGGGCGTGGACGTCTACATTGGCAGCGGACGCTTCACAGGGGACAGGACAATCCAGGTCGAAGGGCCAGCGGGCAATCGAATCCTTACCTTTGCAAAAGCGGCGATTTGCACCGGTGCGCGGGCGGCAGCGCCTCCGATCCAGGGTCTGAAAGAGGCAGGTTATCTCACCAATGAAACGGTGTTCTCGCTCACGGAACTGCCACGGCGCATCGGCGTGATCGGAGCCGGTCCCATTGGATGCGAAATGGCGCAATCGTTTGCGCGGTTCGGTAGCCAGGTGTATTTGATCGAAGCGCAGCACGGCATTATGCCGAACGAAGACCGAGACGCAGCTGAGATTGTGAAACAGCAGATGCTGAGCGACGGCGTGAAGCTGCTCTGTTGCGGAAAAGATCTCACGATCAGCAAAACGGATGGCGGTAAGCGACTCACCGTCGATTCTCACGGCCAGCAATACGATTTCACGGTCGACGAGATTCTGGTCGGCGTCGGTCGGACGGCCAACGTAGATGGAATAGGGTTGGAAGCGGTCGGCGTTGAGTACGACAAGAACGGGGTGAAGGTGAATGGCCGGCTACAGACCACGAACTCCCGCATCTTTGCGGCGGGCGACATCTGTTCCCGCTACAAGTTTACTCATGCCGCTGATGCCATGGCGCAGATCGTCATCCAGAATGCCCTGTTCCCGCACCCCTTGGGTCTGGGCTATGCGAGCGTCGAATCGTTGATCATGCCGTGGTGTACCTTTACGGAGCCGGAAGTGGCTCATGTGGGGCTGTACGAAAAGGATGCGAAGGAGAAAGGCCTTGAGGTCGAAACCTACACGTATAAACTCGACGAAGTCGATCGTGCGATTTTAGACGGAGAAGACGAAGGCTTCGCGAGAATTCACATCCAGAAAGGTACGGACAAGATTGTCGGCGCGACCATCGTTGCGGCGCATGCCGGCGAGATGATCAACGAGTTTTCCGTGCTGATGAAGGCCGGGCTGGGGGCCAAAATCATTGCCGGGACGATCCACCCCTATCCGACGCAAGCCGAGGTGAACAAGAAAGTCGTGAATCTGTGGAGGAAGGCGCATTTCACACCGCGGACGAAGAATTTTTTGATGAGGTTGTTTGCCTGGATGAGGCGTTAA
- a CDS encoding TVP38/TMEM64 family protein, which produces MPTSVPKTAEPAGSSAGKIVMATVIAVAVGAFVYFDLGQFLSLTALKEHRDTLLSFTEANYVSSAGLFILAYIVVTGLSLPGAVILTLAGGFLFGSLFGTLFVNLGATTGATLAFLTARYLLRDWVEQKFGKWLGPVQQGFTNNAFSYLMTLRLIPLFPFFVVNLVSGLTRMNVGTYVAATALGIIPGSFVYAYAGRQLGTINSLKEIASPNVIGAFVLLGLLALVPTAHNKFKARQS; this is translated from the coding sequence ATGCCAACGTCAGTACCTAAGACAGCCGAACCGGCCGGGTCGAGTGCCGGGAAAATTGTCATGGCCACGGTGATCGCGGTGGCCGTCGGTGCGTTTGTTTACTTTGACCTCGGACAATTTTTATCGCTGACGGCTCTTAAAGAGCATCGAGATACATTGCTGTCCTTCACCGAGGCGAATTATGTCTCTTCGGCAGGGCTATTCATCCTCGCCTATATTGTCGTGACGGGCTTGTCGTTGCCTGGCGCGGTCATCCTGACCTTGGCTGGCGGGTTCTTATTCGGGAGCCTGTTCGGCACGCTGTTCGTGAATCTGGGGGCGACGACCGGGGCGACCCTGGCATTTCTGACGGCCCGCTACCTGCTGCGGGATTGGGTCGAGCAGAAGTTCGGGAAGTGGCTGGGACCTGTTCAACAGGGATTTACGAACAACGCCTTCAGCTATTTGATGACCCTGCGGCTCATTCCCTTGTTCCCTTTCTTTGTCGTGAATCTGGTCTCAGGCCTCACCCGCATGAATGTTGGGACGTATGTGGCGGCGACGGCATTGGGCATCATCCCCGGTTCGTTCGTGTATGCCTACGCCGGGCGGCAACTGGGGACGATCAATTCACTCAAGGAAATTGCCTCGCCGAATGTGATCGGGGCCTTTGTATTATTAGGCCTCCTGGCCCTTGTTCCCACGGCGCATAACAAGTTCAAAGCCAGGCAGTCATGA
- a CDS encoding sulfite oxidase-like oxidoreductase, whose protein sequence is MDDPNRLTEKKEQWAKARRGGEEREVFYEGDDRLPQGQHLVETFPVLDLGFKPDIPLSEWTLTIGGLVAHPITWTWEEFLAQPQFKNISDFHCVTSWSRFDNEWEGVSFKHLLSVVKPLPSAKFVLFKSFDDYTTNLPLDACDDRDVLLTYTWNGRPLTKEHGGPVRVIVPKRYAWKGAKWVKEITFSEKDEKGFWEVRGYSNTAFPWKNDRYG, encoded by the coding sequence ATGGACGATCCCAACCGACTGACCGAGAAGAAAGAACAATGGGCCAAGGCCCGACGTGGAGGAGAAGAACGCGAGGTCTTCTACGAAGGCGATGACCGGCTGCCCCAGGGACAGCATCTCGTTGAAACGTTCCCCGTACTGGACCTGGGCTTCAAACCGGACATTCCCCTTTCCGAATGGACGCTCACCATCGGTGGGTTGGTGGCTCATCCCATCACCTGGACCTGGGAGGAATTTCTCGCCCAGCCTCAATTCAAAAACATCTCGGATTTTCACTGCGTGACCAGTTGGAGCCGCTTCGACAACGAATGGGAAGGGGTCAGCTTCAAACACCTGCTGTCCGTCGTAAAGCCGCTACCCTCGGCGAAATTCGTACTCTTTAAATCCTTCGACGACTACACTACCAATTTGCCGCTGGACGCCTGCGACGACCGGGACGTGCTGCTGACCTACACCTGGAACGGCAGGCCCCTCACGAAAGAGCATGGCGGGCCCGTGCGGGTGATCGTGCCGAAACGCTATGCCTGGAAGGGAGCCAAGTGGGTGAAGGAGATTACGTTTTCAGAGAAAGATGAAAAAGGGTTTTGGGAAGTCCGTGGCTATTCCAACACCGCATTTCCCTGGAAGAATGACCGTTACGGGTGA
- a CDS encoding YdbL family protein, producing MTMWKRVITVGTMLWCLVAVQPLLALTLDDAKAKGLVGEKSNGYLGLVSPGSGEAQALMTDVNQKRRQAYEEIARRNGTSVTAVEILAGEKAVQNTSSGNFIEGAGGWVKK from the coding sequence ATGACAATGTGGAAACGAGTGATCACGGTCGGCACAATGTTGTGGTGTCTTGTGGCAGTGCAGCCGTTGTTAGCCCTTACGCTTGACGACGCGAAGGCGAAGGGCCTGGTCGGAGAAAAATCAAATGGGTACTTGGGCCTTGTTTCGCCAGGCAGCGGTGAGGCGCAAGCTCTCATGACCGACGTGAATCAGAAACGGCGTCAGGCCTATGAGGAAATTGCCCGCCGTAATGGAACCAGCGTGACTGCGGTGGAAATCCTGGCAGGGGAGAAGGCAGTTCAGAATACGAGTTCCGGTAATTTCATTGAGGGCGCAGGCGGCTGGGTCAAGAAATAG
- a CDS encoding YnbE family lipoprotein produces MVAGWTLVASVACTPRIEVAPSDKPITINLNVKIDHEIRVKVDKELDQVLSDKSGLF; encoded by the coding sequence ATGGTGGCCGGTTGGACATTGGTTGCCTCGGTAGCCTGCACGCCACGTATCGAAGTGGCGCCGTCGGATAAGCCGATTACCATCAATTTGAACGTAAAGATCGATCATGAGATTCGCGTGAAAGTGGACAAAGAGTTAGACCAGGTGTTGTCCGACAAGAGCGGTCTATTTTAG
- a CDS encoding YdbH domain-containing protein: MLIHRYQVALLLGLVALVSLYLLLPLTASYLLAQGLRQYGYKHVIIQLGYPGWSGMHIPVVSFQQELAGESVMVSLTNAEIQYRVPQLIHGHVDRVSLPYVAIQILNLPPSGLGEEGGAVHGRVESEDSPWTLLTAGDLLRGLPILPFEELHLDHVTIFREQATGPLRRVTISGVVMYRDGELGGHLSFQGRDTATYGLTVTGHSASTWSATLASQRPQAEPIISWQSQAHPEGSKIQVNGRLEVNVRELAPFIALLIPIGPELGRVTGQVAVRWAGTAAADATLESLQEDSRTQLDGQVQVNVTLPGLKGIAKDIAVAYEGTFTGTATEVGWTLEPGVLLTATVNAQPKIIPEAIRMMLPRGDQPLRIDSTKPVQGKLYWADSPVRVTAEGPLHVTYGLTPGPLVAEFETSRAEGVGGELVLAEGTFRVEGVLPKAVTDLLSAREATGGFRGTVTLARTHVKGILLPSSSVIVKQIEQEAVVASSVTLQLDEALTVQCDIAATHCTAGLATVEIRAPGLRVMGRRVRMAEGILRVQQAETTGTAWNAQGVLAVNGLAVDLAPWGLPSTDWKVRFSADQAGIKADLRVDALAREGLITAKIEQPLSQAKGVLHGTIGPMGFDAAERRLSKLLMGLPLSTDVIDGQLTATFDASWSGGLGDSVQGFQVTSGTAKIVADKLSGHYRDYSVKGVSATMALRADGFESIATVQPVPVTIASLQTGVEVTNLSTLFQVKWRLPNGLPVIDVKDFQCDVFGGSVTSPGLLVDLAKRSYQSTFSLRSLDLAKILSVEQQKGLLGTGTLNGTLPLTITPDGVVIEGGVVEAQPPGGVIRYLSTPESSKIISESDSPLSLVSQALNNFHYTRLRVGVEYAETGMLDLSARLEGRNPDLAKSPPIHFNLTVQEHIPTLMNSLRLTQDIQDTVQKKLKRP, encoded by the coding sequence ATGCTGATTCATCGATATCAGGTCGCGCTGCTCCTCGGGTTAGTCGCACTGGTGAGTCTCTATCTGCTCTTGCCGTTGACGGCATCGTATCTGTTGGCTCAGGGACTTCGCCAGTATGGCTACAAACACGTCATCATCCAGCTGGGTTATCCCGGCTGGAGTGGGATGCACATTCCCGTCGTGTCGTTCCAACAGGAATTGGCCGGTGAAAGCGTCATGGTGTCGTTGACGAATGCGGAGATTCAGTATCGGGTGCCGCAGCTTATCCATGGGCATGTCGATCGGGTGTCTCTTCCCTATGTGGCCATCCAGATCCTGAATCTTCCGCCGTCTGGACTGGGCGAGGAAGGAGGCGCCGTTCACGGTCGAGTGGAGAGTGAAGACTCGCCCTGGACCCTGTTGACCGCCGGCGATCTGTTACGAGGCCTGCCTATTCTCCCCTTTGAGGAGTTGCATCTGGATCATGTGACCATTTTTCGCGAACAGGCGACGGGACCTCTCCGACGGGTCACGATTTCTGGTGTCGTGATGTATCGGGATGGCGAGCTGGGAGGGCATCTGTCGTTTCAGGGGCGTGACACGGCGACCTACGGATTGACGGTAACGGGGCACTCGGCCAGTACCTGGTCAGCCACCCTGGCGTCTCAACGGCCTCAGGCGGAGCCAATTATTTCATGGCAATCGCAGGCGCATCCGGAAGGCTCGAAGATTCAGGTCAATGGGCGGCTGGAGGTGAACGTGCGTGAGCTGGCACCGTTTATCGCCCTACTCATTCCGATTGGGCCGGAGTTGGGGCGGGTGACGGGGCAGGTCGCGGTACGTTGGGCCGGGACTGCGGCGGCTGATGCGACATTGGAGTCGTTGCAGGAGGACTCGCGTACGCAGCTGGATGGACAGGTCCAAGTGAATGTCACGCTGCCGGGCCTGAAGGGGATCGCGAAGGACATTGCGGTGGCCTATGAGGGCACCTTCACCGGGACGGCGACAGAGGTGGGCTGGACGTTGGAGCCCGGCGTGTTATTGACTGCGACGGTGAATGCGCAACCCAAGATTATTCCAGAAGCGATCCGCATGATGCTCCCGCGCGGGGATCAGCCGTTGCGGATTGATAGCACTAAGCCGGTTCAGGGAAAGTTGTATTGGGCGGACAGTCCGGTGCGCGTGACCGCTGAGGGGCCATTGCATGTGACCTATGGCCTGACACCGGGGCCGTTGGTGGCAGAATTCGAGACGAGTCGGGCTGAGGGGGTCGGTGGCGAGCTGGTGTTGGCAGAGGGGACGTTTCGAGTCGAGGGTGTTCTTCCGAAGGCGGTGACGGACCTTCTCTCGGCCAGGGAGGCGACGGGAGGGTTTCGAGGAACGGTGACGCTGGCTCGCACCCACGTGAAGGGCATCCTCTTGCCGTCGTCCTCCGTGATAGTCAAGCAGATCGAGCAGGAGGCGGTAGTGGCCTCAAGCGTGACGCTGCAACTTGACGAGGCCCTCACCGTACAGTGCGATATCGCAGCGACTCATTGTACGGCGGGGCTAGCAACGGTGGAGATCCGGGCTCCAGGTCTCCGCGTCATGGGCAGGCGTGTTCGCATGGCTGAGGGAATCTTACGGGTTCAGCAGGCCGAGACGACCGGGACGGCCTGGAATGCCCAGGGTGTCCTCGCAGTGAACGGATTGGCGGTGGATCTTGCTCCTTGGGGACTGCCATCGACCGATTGGAAGGTCAGATTTTCGGCAGACCAAGCGGGGATTAAAGCCGACCTTCGCGTCGACGCGCTCGCCCGGGAGGGGCTGATCACCGCCAAGATTGAGCAACCCTTGAGCCAAGCGAAAGGGGTGTTGCATGGAACAATCGGGCCGATGGGCTTCGATGCAGCTGAACGGCGGTTGAGCAAGTTGCTGATGGGCTTACCTCTGTCTACGGATGTGATAGATGGCCAACTGACGGCGACCTTCGATGCGTCTTGGTCTGGTGGTCTCGGAGATTCGGTACAGGGGTTTCAGGTGACATCGGGGACGGCGAAGATCGTGGCCGACAAGCTATCCGGTCATTATCGAGACTATAGCGTGAAGGGGGTCAGTGCGACGATGGCGTTGCGCGCTGATGGGTTTGAATCGATTGCGACGGTGCAACCGGTGCCGGTGACGATCGCCTCCCTGCAGACGGGAGTCGAGGTGACGAACCTCTCCACCCTGTTCCAGGTAAAGTGGAGGCTGCCGAACGGACTGCCGGTCATCGACGTGAAGGACTTCCAATGTGATGTGTTCGGGGGGTCGGTTACGAGCCCTGGGCTGCTGGTCGATCTGGCCAAGCGTTCCTATCAGTCGACTTTTTCGTTACGCAGCCTCGACTTGGCCAAGATCCTCAGCGTGGAACAGCAGAAGGGACTCCTGGGCACAGGAACGTTGAACGGGACGCTGCCTCTCACGATCACCCCTGATGGTGTAGTCATCGAAGGTGGGGTGGTTGAGGCGCAGCCTCCGGGCGGGGTGATACGGTATCTGTCGACTCCTGAGTCATCGAAAATCATTTCGGAGTCCGACAGCCCGCTATCCCTGGTTTCGCAGGCTCTCAATAACTTTCACTACACGCGGCTGCGAGTTGGTGTAGAGTATGCGGAGACTGGAATGTTGGATTTGAGTGCACGGCTCGAGGGGAGGAATCCGGACCTCGCCAAGAGCCCTCCTATCCATTTCAATCTGACGGTGCAGGAGCACATTCCGACCCTCATGAACAGTCTTCGCCTGACCCAGGATATTCAAGACACGGTTCAGAAGAAACTCAAACGGCCATGA